AGGTTCCATTACATAATACTTAGCCCTTGGAAAGAAGAAGGGCTCACCAAAATGACTAAGATCTACTGAGGGGCGGGTGGAATGGAACCTGGAATGactcctgtatctgaaaaacatgGGAATATAATAAGGTGAGTTTTGCAACTCAGTGAGCAAACATTACATCTATAACCCACACGAGACAATACAGAGTTTACCTTAAAAATTATCTTTCCTTTCAGAGATGAGAAATTTATATGAATTAATTATGCAAACAAATAGATAAGTAGTTAAGCGGATGAACTGAAATGGGAGTTCTCATTCCAgaagtcaaatcaaatcaaatattacacACCTAGGACGACTCCACCTCTAAGGGTAGCCCTTTCCTCTAGTGTGCCCGTACGGTATAACAGATCCAACGTGTGGCctacacgttaggctagcaacGCCCCTGCTAGCTGAGGTCTGAGCCAGATGCATCTAGGTTAACGTCATAACCGCCGttaactacggttttctagTCAGAGTCTCCCAAAccaatccaaaccaaatcacTTATAAAAATCTCTAGTGCTTATAACATACTACTAAATTCCATAGCAAATCAATATATATAGGATTgcatactaaaatttaattaaaatttaaataagtcaaataagaaaacatttatactttacaaaatatataaatatcatctcgtgtgtatttttataaaattgtaagtttcacaaatcaatatttattttcaaaaattcagaaatcacaataataaaatattttcaaactccAAAATTAATGATTCAACATagatattgataataatatatttaaaaacaattataGATATAATATCCACTCACAACTTGATTCCAAATAACCGGAAGCAACTCTGAACGCGTCAACGAGCTACAAAATGATGTCCAATAATTCTACAACTCTAGAAATATGACAATAATGATATTTGTGAGCTACTACTATTGTCAATTAACATAATCTTACTCACCTTGACAAAAGCCCCAAATTTTCTAACCCCTAATAACCCTAATTCGGATTTATACATACCCATAAATATATAGATGACAAAAATTGGGAATATGGCTAATTATTGAGTCAAAGAGTTACCTTGAAGACTCAATAATAATTGGAACTCAAATTTGAATGCTTCCTTCACTCATTAGTATGAGCTTCTTGATTTGGGgttgtgaaaaataaaaatttactttGAATATAGatgatatattaaaatagagataaaataaaagggTAAAATGAAATCTGGTGTGTTGTGGTTGGATGAAGattttgaaatgaaaaagaTGGAATGGAAGAGGAGATGAAGGAAAAGAGAGGGTTTGGTTTTGATTTGTATGaaggaaatgaaaataaaagagagaggGGGGGATCAGGGAAGGCTCGAGAGAATGAGGGGGGAAGGGGTTTAAGTGGGGGCATGTGCCACCCACGTGACTATGCACTTctgtttccttttttttttgtgggtaTAACATTCTCTCCCCCTTAAAAAAATTCGGTCCCCGAATTTTGGACTTATATACTACGATAGATGTAATTATTACCTTCAGACTCAAATAAATATGGATATTTGTCGCGCATGGTATCCTCCATTTCCCAAGTTGCTTCTTCTACCGAATGATTCTTCCAAACAACTTTCACAGATGCTATCTCTTTAGAACGTAGTTTCTTTACTTGGCGATCAACTATAGCCACTGGTTCCTCTTCAAATGATAAATCCTCCTGTAGCTCTATGGCTTGTGGTGCAAGCACATGAGATGGGTCGGGAAGGTATTTGCGCAACATTGATACATGAAAGACCGGATGAATCATAGACAACTCAGGCGGCAATGCCAAGCGGTAAGCAACTGCACCTATTCTGTCCAGTATCtcaaatggaccaatgtatcgaggactAAGCTTGCCTCTTTTCCCAAACCTCATCACTCCCTTCATAGGCGACACTCTCAGAAATACCTGATCACCCACTGAAAACTCTAAGTTACGCCTTCTGTTATCAACATAAGCCTTCTGCCTACTCTGAGCTGCTAATAAACGTTCTCTTATCGAACCTTCTCAACTGCATCTTGTACCAAATTTGGTCCCAAAAGCTTAACCTCACCAACTTCAAACCACCCAACAGGTGATCTGCATCTTCTCCCATAAAGAGCCTCAAAAGGTGCCATTTGAATGCTGGCTTGATAACTATTATTATAAGAGAACTCGATCAAAGGTAGATAGCTGTCCCAATTNNNNNNNNNNNNNNNNNNNNNNNNNNNNNNNNNNNNNNNNNNNNNNNNNNNNNNNNNNNNNNNNNNNNNNNNNNNNNNNNNNNNNNNNNNNNNNNNNNNNNNNNNNNNNNNNNNNNNNNNNNNNNNNNNNNNNNNNNNNNNNNNNNNNNNNNNNNNNNNNNNNNNNNNNNNNNNNNNNNNNNNNNNNNNNNNNNNNNNNNNNNNNNNNNNNNNNNNNNNNNNNNNNNNNNNNNNNNNNNNNNNNNNNNNNNNNNNNNNNNNNNNNNNNNNNNNNNNNNNNNNNNNNNNNNNNNNNNNNNNNNNNNNNNNNNNNNNNNNNNNNNNNNNNNNNNNNNNNNNNNNNNNNNNNNNNNNNNNNNNNNNNNNNNNNNNNNNNNNNNNNNNNNNNNNNNNNNNNNNNNNNNNNNNNNNNNNNNNNNNNNNNNNNNNNNNNNNNNNNNNNNNNNNNNNNNNNNNNNNNNNNNNNNNNNNNNNNNNNNNNNNNNNNNNNNNNNNNNNNNNNNNNNNCTACTGAGGGCATCTGCTACAACATTTGCCTTTCCAGGATGATACAAAATGGTACAATCATAATCTTTTAGCAACTCCATCCATCTCCGTTGCCTTAAATTTAAATCCTTTTGTTGGAATATATACTTCAAACTCTTGTGATCCGTATAGATCTCACAGGTCTCACCATAAAGGTAATGTCTCCAAATCTTTAAAGCAAAGACGACCGCTGCCATCTCCAGGTCATGAGTTGGATAATTCTGCTCATGCTTCTTGAGTTGTCGCGAGGCATAGGCAATAACGCGGCCATGCTGCATTAATACACAACCAAGTCCTATCCGAGATGCATCGCAAAAGACTGAGAATCCCCCAGACCcagaaggtaaaacaagaacTGGTGCTGAGGTTAGACAAGCCTTAAGTGTCTGAAAACTTTCCTCACAAGCTTCTGACCATTGAAACTTCACATTCTTCTGAGTTAACTTGGTTAATGGTGCCGAAATTCTCGAAAAGTCCTTGATGAATCGCCGATAGTAGCCGGCCAACCCTAGAAAGCTACGAATTTCTGTCACTGTAGTAGGCCTTGGCCACTTTTGAACGGCTTCAACCTTCTTTGGATCCACCATGATTCCATCTTTTGATACCACATGCCCCAAGAATGTCACTTGATCAAGCCAAAACTCACATTTAGAAAACTTAGCATAAAGCTTGTGATCCTTTAAGGTTTGTAACACAATCCTCAAATGATACTCATGCTCCGTAGCACTTTTCGAATACACCAAGATATCATCAATGAAGACGATAACAAAGCGGTCCAAGAAAGGTTTGAAGACTCGATTCATTAAGTCCATGAAAGCTGCAGGCGCATTCGTCAGGCCAAAGGACATTACTAAGAACTCATAGTGCCCATAGCGAGTACGAAAAGCAGTTTTTAGAATGTCTTCCTCTTTTATCTTCAATTGATGGTACCCTGAACGCAAGTCGATTTTTGAGAAACAGGTAGCTCCTTGAAGTTGATCAAACAAATCATCAATCCTTGGCAATGGATACTTGTTGCGAACAGTTATCTTATTGAGCTGACGATAATCTACACATAGTCGCATCgttccatccttcttctttacgaATAGAACCCGCATcgtcccatccttcttctttacgaATAGAACAGGAGCTCCCCACGGAGAAGTGCTAGGACGAATGAATCCTTTCTCTAGCATATCTTCCAATTGAACTTTTAATTCTCGTAACTCAGTTGGAGCCATACGATAGGGAGGAATGGACACAGGTTGGACTCCCGGAGCTAATTCTATAGAAAACTCAATTTCGCGATTAGGTGGCATCCCTGGTAGCTCATCAGGGAACACATCAGGAAATTCTCTAACTATAGGAACCTGATCAAGACTAGGCACTTCGGCATCAACATCTCTAACAACTGCCAAAAATCCTTGGTTTCCCTTATCCATCAATTGCATAGCACTCATAGATGAGATGATGCTGGCTAAAGTGGGACAGTCATCACCCTTAAAAACAAAAGGTGAGATACCCGGTATGTCAAACTTTACAGTTTTGGAGTAACAGCCCACATCAGCATGACAAGCTGCTAACCAATCCATGCCTAAGATGACATCAATATCTTCCATTGGTTCTAAAAGGATCAAATCAGCTAAGGTTTCAACGGTATTAATTCTAACAACACAAGACCGAAATACGACTCGAACCATCGTGGAGACTCCAAGCGGAGTGCCAACATGAAATGGGTGGGATAACAATTTAGGTTGTTTATCAAAACGAGATGCAAGATATGGAGATACATATGAATAATGAGAACCTGTATCAAATAACACTCAAGCATCTAAAGAACAAACTTGTAAAGTACCTGCCACCACAGCATGAGAAGCTTGAGCATCTTGACGTGTTAAGGCATACACACGTGCCTGACCTCTTCCTCTTTGGCTCCCTCCTCTGTGATAAGTCTGACCCCTGCCACCTGCTCCTCTGCCACTAGGACCAGAAGAATTTCCAAGAGACATAGCTGAAGATGATGGCATTGGTGTTGTAGGACGTGCAATGCCTGGAGCAAAGCCTCCTCTAGCATTTGGACAATCTCTCCTAAGATGACCATATTGACCACAACCAAAACATGCTCCAGTAGTCTTGAAACATATACCAGAATGGTAACTCCCACACTGATGGCAGTAAGGCTGAGCTGGTCTTGTCTGATTTGAACCCTGTGCACTAGATTGAGAGGTGCTCTTAACAAAAGGTCTGGGATTCGAAACACTCATGGAAGCAGATCCAGAAAGAAGCAACCCCACCAAAAGATGCTTGAGGACGAGCTCGATACCCCGAATAACCTTGCTGATTAGTTTGACCATGATGAGACTGAAATCCTCCTAAACTAGATCCACCAGAAAATTGTCCCTTCATCTTGGGCTTCTTTCCAACATCCTTAAAAGCATTTCTCTCCGCTATCCCAACTTCAATTCCATAGGCAGAGTTTAGGACATCCTTAAAAGACATGCGTCCGACTTCAGGCATAAGAGTAGTGAACATAGGTTCTGCCAATCCACGAACGAAACGACGAACTTTCATCTCTTCTGAATTCACCAAGTACGGAGCACTCTTAGAAAGTCTAGTAAACTCCTTAGCATACTCAGTCACTGTCATATTCTCTTGCCTTAATCTTTCAAAGGCAATTGCATCTTCTGCTTGCTTGTTAGCTGGATAAAATCGAGCAAGAAACTCTTCAGTAAACTCTTAccaagaaggaggaggaagtcTAGCTGCTTCTTTGCTCTCAAGAAGAGACTCATACCAATATCTTGCTGAACCACGCAAGTTGTAGGATACTAACTCAACAGCCCATTTTTTGGTGCACTTGAGAGCTCGAATAGCTTTCTTTGCATCCTCTAGATATTGTTGtggatcttcatccaatgaatCTCCATTGAAAGTGGACGAATTCAACTTCAAATACTTTTCAATTGGCGGCTCTTGATCCCCAAACAATTGATGAACCCTATGAGGCTGAGGATTTGGCGCATTAGGAAGTCTCGCTTCACCCCTATTTTGATTTGTTAGAACCTGTAACACCGCATTAAGAGTTTGATTCATTCCCCTCAATTCAGCTGCTAAGTCCGGTTGAGCCTCTCTTACTGCGGGGTTCTCTTGAACTCTCTCGC
This sequence is a window from Arachis duranensis cultivar V14167 chromosome 2, aradu.V14167.gnm2.J7QH, whole genome shotgun sequence. Protein-coding genes within it:
- the LOC110278045 gene encoding uncharacterized protein LOC110278045, whose product is MTVTEYAKEFTRLSKSAPYLVNSEEMKVRRFVRGLAEPMFTTLMPEVGRMSFKDVLNSAYGIEVGIAERNAFKDVGKKPKMKGQFSGGSSLGGFQSHHGQTNQQGYSGPFVKSTSQSSAQGSNQTRPAQPYCHQCGSYHSGICFKTTGACFGCGQYGHLRRDCPNARGGFAPGIARPTTPMPSSSAMSLGNSSGPSGRGAGGRGQTYHRGGSQRGRGQARVYALTRQDAQASHAVVAGSHYSYVSPYLASRFDKQPKLLSHPFHVGTPLGVSTMVRVVFRSCVVRINTVETLADLILLEPMEDIDVILGMDWLAACHADVGCYSKTVKFDIPGISPFVFKGDDCPTLASIISSMSAMQLMDKGNQGFLAVVRDVDAEVPSLDQVPIVREFPDVFPDELPGMPPNREIEFSIELAPGVQPVSIPPYRMAPTELRELKVQLEDMLEKGFIRPSTSPWGAPVLFVKKKDGTMRVLFVKKKDGTMRLCVDYRQLNKITVRNKYPLPRIDDLFDQLQGATCFSKIDLRSGYHQLKIKEEDILKTAFRTRYGHYEFLVMSFGLTNAPAAFMDLMNRVFKPFLDRFVIVFIDDILVYSKSATEHEYHLRIVLQTLKDHKLYAKFSKCEFWLDQVTFLGHVVSKDGIMVDPKKVEAVQKWPRPTTVTEIRSFLGLAGYYRRFIKDFSRISAPLTKLTQKNVKFQWSEACEESFQTLKACLTSAPVLVLPSGSGGFSVFCDASRIGLGCVLMQHGRVIAYASRQLKKHEQNYPTHDLEMAAVVFALKIWRHYLYGETSQSRQKAYVDNRRRNLEFSVGDQVFLRVSPMKGVMRFGKRGKLSPRYIGPFEILDRIGAVAYRLALPPELSMIHPVFHVSMLRKYLPDPSHVLAPQAIELQEDLSFEEEPVAIVDRQVKKLRSKEIASVKVVWKNHSVEEATWEMEDTMRDKYPYLFESEGNNYIYRSI